The proteins below come from a single Podarcis muralis chromosome 8, rPodMur119.hap1.1, whole genome shotgun sequence genomic window:
- the ZHX2 gene encoding zinc fingers and homeoboxes protein 2, whose amino-acid sequence MASKRKSTTPCMVRAPEAEEALKDCSMGREATGTPEQDASNGLVAGKESCENDCEVIEGKSSPANPARKPLGGYECKYCPYSTQNLNEFTEHIDTQHPNVILNPLYVCAECNFTTKKYDSLSEHNAKLHPGENNFKLKLIKLNNQTVLEQSIEAASSSVAVETHEIEVVPVGPSGTSKTTPVINVGKPKVEGRKVSLENHLDGIPHLITEATEPITCINGAELLHDILAHVMPSVQLPPNISLVPKVPVPLNSTKYNSALDTNTTMISSFNKFPYPTQAELSWLTAASKHPEEQIRIWFATQRLKHGISWSPEEVEEARKKMFNGTIQPAAQTIAVLPAHVAAAKMPQPMIQTAVPCQILSQTGLVLTQVSNGSNVSPIALAVAANQGQKRSMQAQKAVPEVKRPHVVAAEVLSKQIAPAAPMSTTTVPLSPALLANDRKKTKEQIAALKASFIVSQFPDNAEVYRLIEVTGLSRSEIKKWFSDHRYRSQRGIVHITSESLAKDQVALLAARQARNYNPYPDFTFQKFKGKSREQLAVLEESFIKSSFPTQSELERLRNEACMTSREVEAWFSERRKLRDNMEQAVLDSMGPSVKNKEEGASNGAIGPTEQFDLSQAATSLSRCSTAFAPSSQEQAHLLKTTFARTQWPTPQEYDELAAQTGLTRTEIVRWFKENRSCLRTGTLKWLDQYQQQYAVDGYDEAKGPAATETASSSSDGVQQPSKKHLKPEKQDIEGLEKSECSDRGSQGNNENKGNVSWVEVTIDDDDDASDCMDSWGQAAPGSKAGFDSESIPGDTSHT is encoded by the coding sequence ATGGCTAGCAAAAGGAAATCGACCACTCCATGTATGGTTCGAGCACCTGAGGCTGAGGAAGCTCTCAAGGACTGTAGTATGGGAAGGGAAGCAACCGGCACTCCAGAGCAGGATGCGAGCAATGGTTTGGTGGCCGGTAAGGAGAGCTGCGAAAACGACTGTGAGGTGATCGAAGGGAAATCCTCCCCGGCCAACCCGGCCAGGAAACCCCTCGGTGGCTACGAATGTAAGTACTGCCCCTATTCCACGCAGAATCTGAACGAGTTCACGGAGCACATAGACACCCAGCACCCCAACGTCATCCTCAACCCCCTGTACGTGTGTGCTGAATGCAACTTCACAACCAAAAAGTATGATTCCTTATCTGAACACAACGCCAAACTCCACCCGGGAGAGAACAACTTCAAGCTCAAGTTGATCAAGCTCAACAACCAGACCGTCCTAGAGCAGTCCATTGAGGCGGCGAGCAGCTCTGTTGCTGTGGAAACCCACGAAATCGAGGTGGTTCCTGTCGGGCCTAGCGGTACAAGCAAGACCACCCCAGTGATTAACGTTGGGAAGCCTAAAGTCGAAGGCAGGAAAGTTTCTTTAGAGAACCACCTGGATGGGATCCCTCACCTGATTACGGAGGCCACAGAGCCTATCACATGCATTAACGGAGCAGAGCTCCTCCACGATATCCTGGCCCATGTGATGCCATCTGTGCAGCTCCCCCCGAACATCAGCCTGGTTCCCAAAGTCCCCGTGCCGCTGAACAGTACCAAATACAATTCTGCACTGGACACCAACACAACCATGATCAGCTCCTTCAACAAGTTTCCGTACCCGACGCAGGCAGAGTTGTCGTGGTTGACGGCCGCGTCCAAGCACCCTGAGGAGCAGATCCGGATTTGGTTTGCCACCCAGCGTCTGAAGCATGGCATCAGCTGGTCTCCGGAAGAGGTGGAGGAGGCAAGGAAGAAGATGTTCAACGGCACTATCCAACCAGCTGCCCAGACCATTGCCGTTCTGCCCGCTCACGTCGCCGCTGCAAAAATGCCGCAGCCGATGATCCAGACGGCTGTGCCTTGCCAGATACTTAGCCAGACCGGCCTGGTTTTGACGCAAGTCTCAAACGGGTCCAATGTTTCCCCCATTGCCCTTGCCGTGGCGGCCAACCAAGGGCAGAAACGGAGCATGCAGGCCCAGAAGGCCGTCCCGGAAGTCAAGCGCCCTCATGTTGTTGCTGCGGAGGTCTTGTCCAAACAGATCGCCCCTGCTGCTCCGATGAGCACGACCACAGTGCCCTTGTCTCCTGCACTGCTGGCGAATGACCGCAAGAAGACCAaggagcaaatagcagccctgaaGGCGAGTTTTATTGTCAGCCAGTTCCCCGATAACGCGGAAGTGTACAGGCTGATAGAAGTCACGGGCCTCTCCCGAAGCGAGATAAAAAAGTGGTTCAGCGACCACCGATACCGGAGCCAGCGAGGGATTGTCCACATCACGAGCGAGTCGCTAGCCAAGGACCAGGTGGCTCTTTTGGCTGCAAGGCAGGCGCGGAACTATAATCCATACCCGGACTTCACTTTCCAGAAGTTCAAAGGAAAATCCAGAGAACAGCTGGCGGTCCTTGAAGAAAGCTTTATCAAGAGTTCTTTTCCAACCCAAAGCGAGTTGGAAAGGCTCCGGAACGAAGCCTGCATGACTAGTCGAGAGGTTGAGGCCTGGTTCTCCGAGCGCAGAAAGCTCAGGGATAATATGGAACAAGCCGTCTTGGACTCGATGGGGCCGAGCGTAAAGAATAAGGAGGAAGGGGCTTCCAACGGTGCCATCGGTCCGACAGAGCAGTTTGACCTCTCCCAGGCAGCGACCTCTTTGTCCAGGTGCTCGACGGCATTTGCCCCAAGTAGCCAAGAACAGGCGCACCTGCTGAAGACCACGTTTGCGAGGACGCAGTGGCCGACTCCACAGGAGTATGACGAGTTGGCGGCTCAGACGGGGCTCACGAGGACCGAAATAGTGCGTTGGTTCAAAGAGAACAGGAGCTGCCTACGAACCGGGACGCTAAAATGGCTGGACCAATACCAGCAGCAGTATGCCGTCGACGGATATGACGAGGCAAAAGGACCAGCAGCCACCGAGACGGCGAGTAGCAGTAGCGACGGGGTTCAGCAACCTAGTAAAAAGCATCTGAAGCCGGAGAAGCAGGACATAGAGGGCCTGGAGAAATCTGAATGCAGTGACCGAGGTAGTCAAGGCAATAACGAGAACAAGGGAAATGTGAGTTGGGTGGAAGTCACCATCGACGATGACGACGATGCTTCGGACTGTATGGACAGCTGGGGTCAAGCAGCGCCGGGAAGCAAAGCAGGTTTTGATTCTGAAAGTATACCTGGCGATACCTCTCACACCTAA